One Acetomicrobium sp. S15 = DSM 107314 DNA segment encodes these proteins:
- a CDS encoding IS256 family transposase — MGSFSRIDVRVPRTREGGFRPFFLEPYKRTSYELEELVVAMYQGGCSTRDISRTVGALIDGRYSASWVSKITDVVQEKVEAYRNRPIKKWYPIIFIDGTVINIRRGSVDGEVVYVALGIDEDGYREVLGFWLGGSEGESADIWKEILYELQRRGLKEPLLFIGDGLKGLSGAVGEVYPKADFQACVLHKVRSSLKKVRARHRAAVGEDLKRIYKQKDEASFKGAFNEFKERWGRMYPKG; from the coding sequence ATGGGCTCTTTTAGCAGGATAGACGTGCGAGTACCTCGCACGAGAGAAGGAGGTTTTAGGCCTTTCTTTCTGGAACCGTACAAGAGGACCTCCTATGAACTGGAAGAGCTTGTAGTGGCTATGTATCAGGGCGGCTGTTCCACGAGAGATATATCGAGGACTGTAGGTGCCCTGATCGATGGGAGGTATAGCGCCAGTTGGGTTTCTAAGATAACAGATGTAGTGCAGGAAAAGGTCGAGGCGTATAGGAATAGGCCCATAAAGAAGTGGTATCCCATCATCTTCATAGATGGGACCGTAATAAACATCAGGAGGGGATCTGTGGACGGCGAAGTCGTCTACGTAGCACTGGGGATAGACGAAGACGGCTACAGGGAAGTATTAGGGTTCTGGTTGGGCGGCAGCGAAGGTGAGAGCGCAGACATATGGAAGGAGATCCTCTATGAGCTTCAAAGGAGGGGGCTTAAAGAGCCGCTTTTGTTTATAGGCGACGGATTGAAGGGTCTATCAGGGGCCGTTGGCGAGGTCTATCCAAAGGCTGACTTTCAAGCTTGCGTCCTCCACAAAGTGCGAAGCAGCCTGAAGAAGGTGAGAGCAAGACATAGAGCGGCTGTAGGAGAGGACTTAAAGAGGATCTACAAGCAAAAGGACGAGGCAAGTTTTAAGGGAGCCTTCAACGAGTTCAAGGAGAGATGGGGCAGGATGTATCCTAAAGGTTAG
- a CDS encoding transposase produces the protein MTYLKYPKEIRKTIYTTNPLERFIKEVKRRTKVIEVFPDPEACSKVVYLVAQEMNEKYGRRAVLEFSSVKGDLLHIRRGKYGPVEADSQELCTVSYTQTS, from the coding sequence ATGACCTATCTAAAGTATCCTAAGGAGATAAGGAAGACCATATATACCACCAATCCCCTCGAGCGGTTTATAAAAGAGGTCAAGAGGAGGACGAAGGTCATAGAGGTCTTCCCGGACCCAGAAGCTTGTAGCAAAGTCGTCTATCTCGTAGCGCAGGAGATGAACGAAAAATATGGCAGGAGGGCGGTCTTGGAGTTCTCTTCGGTCAAAGGAGATCTGCTGCACATCAGGAGGGGGAAATACGGTCCAGTCGAGGCCGACTCTCAAGAGCTGTGCACGGTGAGCTATACACAAACTTCTTGA